Proteins from a genomic interval of Halomonas alkaliantarctica:
- a CDS encoding DUF1513 domain-containing protein, whose product MHRRQVLKAGLGSVAMMLTPLSWALPAREEAAWLFSAVDDPSGGHYIAGVALDGQTRFMIEVPERCHGGCLRPDSRQAVLFARRPGTRMHVIDGDSRQLVHSIAAGEGYHFYGHGVFDLNGRYLYVTANRLEDSAGLVRVYDANSNYAHVRDMPLDGIGPHELRLMPDGDTLVIGLGGIQTHPDYGRVKLNLDTMAPALVLMDRHNGEIMARHTPSHHQLSCRHLDVAEDGTVIAGYQFEGPEWETHPLICRLDATGHFSEIVLAEEVTASLKHYTASVAFSRISAYVLVTAPRGNQVLLLDAAQGNLVASLELPDAAGARCDGNGGFLVSSGQGGLYRVTSGSATPELLASLDLRWDNHLT is encoded by the coding sequence ATGCATCGACGGCAGGTACTTAAAGCAGGATTGGGCAGCGTCGCTATGATGCTGACCCCGTTGAGCTGGGCACTGCCCGCGCGGGAGGAAGCCGCTTGGCTGTTCAGCGCAGTGGACGACCCCAGTGGAGGGCATTACATCGCCGGGGTAGCGCTGGATGGTCAGACCCGCTTTATGATCGAGGTGCCCGAGCGCTGCCACGGCGGCTGTTTACGGCCAGATTCACGCCAAGCGGTACTTTTTGCTCGTCGCCCTGGCACGCGGATGCATGTGATCGATGGCGACAGCCGTCAATTAGTCCATTCCATTGCGGCCGGGGAGGGTTATCACTTTTACGGGCATGGCGTGTTCGACCTGAACGGGCGCTACCTGTATGTCACCGCTAATCGCCTGGAGGACAGCGCCGGGCTGGTTCGGGTATACGACGCTAACAGCAACTACGCCCATGTGCGCGATATGCCGCTGGACGGTATTGGCCCCCATGAGCTTCGGCTGATGCCGGATGGCGACACTCTGGTCATCGGCCTGGGCGGCATTCAGACCCATCCTGACTACGGTCGGGTAAAGCTCAACCTGGACACCATGGCACCGGCGCTGGTGCTCATGGATCGCCACAACGGCGAGATAATGGCCCGCCACACGCCTTCGCACCACCAGCTTAGCTGCCGTCATCTGGATGTAGCGGAGGACGGTACAGTGATCGCTGGCTACCAGTTTGAAGGCCCAGAGTGGGAAACCCACCCGCTGATCTGCCGTCTGGATGCTACCGGGCACTTCTCAGAAATAGTGCTGGCCGAGGAGGTAACCGCCAGCCTGAAACACTACACCGCCAGCGTCGCGTTTAGCCGTATCTCGGCCTATGTGTTGGTTACCGCTCCCCGCGGCAACCAAGTGCTGTTGCTGGATGCCGCGCAAGGCAACCTTGTTGCCAGCTTGGAGCTACCCGATGCTGCAGGCGCCCGCTGCGACGGCAACGGTGGCTTTCTGGTCTCCTCCGGCCAGGGTGGGCTCTACCGAGTAACGTCTGGTTCGGCAACGCCGGAGCTGCTCGCTAGCCTGGACCTTCGCTGGGATAATCATCTGACATAG
- a CDS encoding multidrug ABC transporter permease/ATP-binding protein → MELLRLVFHHYRWPFLGAIALSLLSAGLGVGVIAFINQRLIEVGSMAALPQFLGLLAVLLAVTLSTQLALTVLGHHFVFDLRSRLVKRILDTDIERLEQLGNATLLASLSSDVRNITIGFVRLPELIQGVVLTLASVAYLAWLSPQMVVITVLWIAFTMGVGWVLVSRVYRHFRLVRESEDSLYKDFQAAIEGRKELALNRDRARRFYDERYTANARDYRHHIIRADTYHLSANNWSNIMMLGAIGVVFFLSNGLGWANTTVASTFALTLLFLRTPLIQAVGAWPTLISAQVAFDKLSSLELAEYQPSFAVDDTLADWQRLELEDVTYHYPDTAQGEGFQVGPLNMTLERGEQVFLIGGNGSGKSTLARLLSGLYRPQSGTIKIDGQVVTAAQWEAFRARFASVFTDFHQFDQTMGPEGLPADPLVVDTWLERLQMQHKLQWEGDRVINTQLSQGQRKRLALLLAIAEKRDILLLDEWAADQDPQFRRLFYRELLPHLKAMGKTVFAISHDDSYFVHADRLLEMSKGQLSELKGEQRARASEDAVAQINI, encoded by the coding sequence ATGGAACTGCTGCGCTTAGTATTTCATCACTACCGCTGGCCCTTTTTAGGCGCCATTGCTTTGAGCCTATTGAGCGCTGGTTTAGGGGTCGGAGTGATTGCGTTCATCAATCAGCGGCTTATCGAAGTGGGCAGTATGGCGGCGCTGCCGCAATTTCTCGGCCTGCTGGCGGTGCTACTGGCGGTCACACTCAGTACGCAACTTGCGCTGACGGTGCTGGGGCACCACTTTGTGTTTGATCTACGCTCGCGGCTGGTGAAGCGGATTCTCGACACCGATATTGAGCGCTTGGAGCAGTTGGGTAACGCTACCTTGCTGGCCAGTTTGTCCAGCGATGTGCGTAACATCACTATTGGCTTTGTGCGTCTGCCGGAGCTAATTCAGGGCGTGGTGCTAACGCTCGCCTCGGTGGCCTATTTGGCATGGCTCTCGCCGCAAATGGTGGTGATCACGGTGCTGTGGATCGCGTTCACCATGGGCGTGGGTTGGGTGCTTGTGTCGCGGGTGTATCGCCATTTTCGCCTCGTGCGTGAAAGCGAAGACAGTCTGTATAAAGATTTCCAGGCGGCCATTGAAGGGCGCAAAGAGCTGGCGCTAAACCGCGACCGTGCCCGGCGCTTTTATGATGAGCGCTATACCGCCAATGCCCGCGACTACCGTCACCACATTATTCGCGCCGATACCTACCACTTAAGCGCTAACAACTGGTCGAACATTATGATGTTGGGCGCCATCGGGGTGGTGTTTTTCCTCTCTAATGGGTTGGGCTGGGCGAATACCACGGTGGCCTCCACCTTTGCGCTGACGCTGCTGTTTCTGCGCACGCCGCTGATCCAGGCGGTAGGCGCTTGGCCGACTTTGATCAGCGCTCAAGTGGCCTTTGATAAATTGAGCAGCTTGGAGCTCGCCGAGTACCAGCCAAGCTTTGCCGTCGACGATACCCTGGCCGATTGGCAGCGTCTTGAGCTTGAGGACGTCACCTACCACTACCCGGACACTGCCCAGGGCGAGGGCTTCCAGGTGGGGCCTCTTAATATGACCCTAGAGCGCGGTGAGCAGGTGTTTCTGATCGGCGGCAACGGCAGCGGTAAGTCGACTCTGGCAAGGCTGCTCTCGGGGTTATACCGCCCGCAAAGCGGCACTATTAAGATTGACGGGCAGGTGGTCACTGCTGCTCAGTGGGAAGCGTTTCGCGCTCGCTTTGCCAGCGTGTTTACCGATTTCCATCAGTTTGATCAGACCATGGGCCCTGAAGGCCTGCCTGCTGACCCGCTGGTCGTTGATACCTGGCTTGAGCGACTGCAGATGCAGCATAAATTGCAGTGGGAGGGTGATCGTGTCATCAACACCCAGCTCTCCCAGGGGCAGCGTAAGCGTCTGGCACTGCTACTAGCGATTGCCGAAAAACGCGATATTTTGCTCCTCGACGAGTGGGCGGCGGATCAAGACCCCCAGTTCCGCCGGCTGTTCTACCGCGAGCTGTTACCGCACTTGAAAGCCATGGGTAAAACCGTGTTTGCTATCAGCCATGACGACAGCTACTTCGTCCACGCTGATCGGTTGCTGGAGATGTCGAAGGGACAGCTAAGCGAGCTGAAAGGCGAGCAGCGTGCGCGGGCAAGCGAAGATGCTGTTGCGCAAATTAATATCTAA
- the fhuF gene encoding siderophore-iron reductase FhuF: MPSALRQPQLFEPSLASCYTGPLANFTPPLIGGTPPLEAFKTARWRNADWLREDLSRFVEEYPGGDQRAVVSIWSKWHLSALTVPTLTANLLLNRDLPVGLDDMQVIFNDKGATSRLWLPHEGTPITTQDPFERFATLIEQHWAPLIEQLAAISGAAQRVFWSNAGGYLDFYVNALGEHPLANRQAFEAAKALLEARNLPNGKRNPLFQPVRYFTPKGNEEVKRVRKLCCLRYLLDEFDTCGTCPLEGCDLEARKRAKQAAR; the protein is encoded by the coding sequence ATGCCCTCTGCTCTGCGCCAGCCACAACTGTTCGAGCCTTCGTTAGCTTCCTGCTACACCGGACCGTTGGCGAACTTTACGCCGCCGTTAATAGGTGGAACGCCACCGCTGGAAGCCTTCAAAACAGCCCGTTGGCGGAATGCCGATTGGCTCAGGGAGGATCTCTCCCGTTTCGTAGAAGAGTACCCAGGCGGAGACCAGCGGGCAGTGGTATCGATCTGGTCGAAATGGCACTTAAGTGCGCTAACCGTTCCCACGCTGACAGCCAACCTGCTGCTTAATCGTGACCTGCCGGTGGGGCTGGACGACATGCAGGTTATCTTTAACGATAAGGGCGCCACCTCGCGGCTGTGGTTGCCCCACGAAGGCACGCCGATAACCACTCAAGATCCGTTTGAGCGTTTTGCTACCCTGATTGAGCAGCACTGGGCACCGTTGATTGAGCAATTAGCGGCTATCTCCGGCGCTGCACAGCGGGTGTTCTGGAGCAATGCCGGTGGCTACCTGGACTTTTACGTCAACGCACTAGGCGAGCACCCGCTTGCTAATCGGCAGGCGTTTGAGGCCGCCAAGGCGTTGCTGGAAGCCCGCAACCTGCCCAACGGCAAGCGCAACCCGCTGTTTCAGCCGGTGCGTTACTTTACGCCCAAGGGTAATGAGGAAGTTAAGCGGGTACGCAAGCTTTGCTGCCTGCGCTATTTACTGGATGAGTTTGATACCTGCGGCACCTGCCCGCTAGAGGGCTGCGACCTGGAAGCGCGAAAGCGCGCCAAACAGGCCGCCCGTTAA
- a CDS encoding ATP-binding cassette domain-containing protein — protein sequence MFEVKGATFEINGKPILNPIDHSFHEGKVYGLIGHNGSGKSTLIKLMAQQQPVSQGEIHFDQRPLSDWGNREFARQVAYLPQHLPSAESLTGRELVAFGRYPWHGLLGRHTQKDKDAVERAIALTHTEAFADRLVDTLSGGERQRVWLAMLLAQGSRFLLLDEPLAALDIAHQIEVLALIRKLCDELNLGVIIVLHDINMASRYCDELMALHSGRLLAHGSPDNLMCGSTLEAIYGLPMQVMKHPNGEHNIAVAQ from the coding sequence ATGTTCGAGGTCAAAGGCGCTACCTTTGAAATCAATGGCAAGCCGATTTTAAATCCCATTGACCACAGCTTTCATGAGGGCAAGGTTTACGGTCTGATTGGCCATAACGGCTCAGGCAAGTCGACGCTGATCAAGCTAATGGCCCAGCAGCAGCCGGTAAGCCAAGGTGAAATTCACTTTGATCAGCGCCCTCTGAGTGACTGGGGAAATCGCGAGTTCGCCCGTCAGGTGGCTTACCTGCCCCAGCATTTACCCAGTGCAGAAAGTCTTACCGGGCGTGAGCTAGTCGCCTTTGGACGCTACCCCTGGCATGGGCTGCTGGGGCGCCACACCCAAAAAGATAAAGATGCTGTAGAGCGTGCCATTGCGTTAACCCACACCGAAGCCTTTGCCGACCGCTTGGTCGATACGCTCTCTGGTGGTGAACGCCAAAGGGTATGGCTGGCGATGCTACTCGCCCAGGGCAGCCGCTTCCTGCTGCTGGATGAGCCTCTAGCGGCGTTGGATATTGCCCACCAAATTGAAGTGCTGGCGCTGATTCGCAAGCTCTGCGATGAGCTAAATCTTGGTGTCATTATCGTACTCCACGATATCAACATGGCCTCGCGTTACTGCGATGAGCTAATGGCGCTGCACAGCGGTCGCTTGTTGGCCCATGGCAGTCCGGATAATTTGATGTGCGGCAGCACCTTAGAGGCTATTTATGGCTTACCGATGCAGGTCATGAAGCACCCCAATGGAGAGCACAATATCGCCGTGGCGCAATAA
- a CDS encoding RNA polymerase factor sigma-70: MDTQTWSAELEDIFVNQRPRLCCVAARVLGNADQADDVVQDAYLKISEATTLFEIKQPISYVSRVVRNLAIDRCRRSAFESALFAKAEEGDNASCASHSPEVIAIDRQALAQVVESLNELPERTRRAFELYRSGNHTQREVALQLGVSTTSVNFMIRDALTHCRQSLHGQTLPNR; encoded by the coding sequence GTGGATACCCAGACCTGGAGCGCTGAGTTAGAAGACATCTTCGTTAATCAGCGGCCCCGGCTCTGTTGTGTCGCTGCAAGAGTCTTGGGCAATGCTGATCAAGCCGATGATGTCGTGCAGGACGCCTATCTAAAAATTTCGGAAGCAACCACGCTTTTTGAGATAAAACAGCCCATATCCTACGTGTCACGGGTGGTGCGCAATCTCGCCATTGACCGCTGCCGCCGTTCCGCGTTTGAGTCAGCGCTGTTTGCAAAAGCAGAGGAGGGGGATAACGCCTCTTGTGCGTCACACTCACCTGAGGTGATTGCCATTGATCGCCAGGCATTGGCCCAGGTGGTCGAATCGTTGAACGAACTGCCAGAGCGTACGCGACGCGCCTTTGAACTTTATCGTTCGGGAAACCATACCCAGCGGGAAGTGGCGTTACAGCTAGGTGTTTCTACCACGTCAGTTAACTTTATGATTCGCGATGCACTGACTCATTGCCGCCAGTCACTGCATGGTCAGACGTTGCCTAATCGGTAA
- a CDS encoding FecR/PupR family sigma factor regulator, whose amino-acid sequence MDNDSGDDAVWQTALDWLMREHEETLSDADRESLHAWLAASSQHRRVFREAEQLWLLTGMIPSGDERS is encoded by the coding sequence ATGGATAACGACAGCGGCGATGATGCCGTTTGGCAAACGGCGCTAGACTGGCTGATGCGCGAGCATGAAGAGACATTGAGCGATGCTGACCGCGAATCGCTCCATGCGTGGTTAGCGGCTTCTTCTCAGCACCGCCGTGTATTTCGTGAAGCCGAACAGCTATGGCTGCTAACGGGGATGATTCCAAGTGGTGATGAGCGCAGCTGA
- a CDS encoding MbtH family protein: MTSCFDREDGVFRVLVNHEEQYSLWPEWKAIPAGWTDTGVLGDKPTCLGYVEKTWTDMRPLSLRQWMDAQAKSEAEQVDAG; this comes from the coding sequence ATGACAAGCTGTTTTGATCGTGAAGATGGTGTCTTCCGCGTATTAGTCAACCACGAAGAGCAGTACTCCCTCTGGCCCGAGTGGAAAGCGATTCCCGCTGGCTGGACCGATACCGGTGTGCTCGGTGATAAGCCAACCTGCCTCGGCTACGTCGAAAAAACCTGGACCGATATGCGGCCATTGTCGCTACGCCAGTGGATGGATGCTCAGGCCAAAAGCGAGGCGGAGCAGGTGGATGCAGGTTAA
- a CDS encoding thioesterase II family protein, which produces MQVKRLRLLCLPCAGASATMYLRWKRQLPAWIEVYPVELPGRGERLGESLIDDFETQVVRLCEEQATRMRGDFVLFGHSMGALLAYGMAARLRDVGRPQPRMLFASGSAAPSMRDSERLAGLDNDKALIADLRQQGGTPEEVFENPELLRLTLDILMADYRLCRSFRYRGGSPLAYPLQVLAGREDDIEQERLEAWQREAGGVFSLDWFEGGHFFIRQQQPQVLDTLKRALARRLEEVPHAAPAVS; this is translated from the coding sequence ATGCAGGTTAAGCGTTTAAGGCTGCTCTGCCTGCCCTGTGCCGGGGCTAGCGCCACTATGTATTTGCGCTGGAAGCGTCAGTTGCCCGCCTGGATCGAGGTATATCCCGTCGAGCTGCCTGGGCGTGGTGAACGCCTGGGTGAGTCGCTCATCGATGACTTCGAGACCCAGGTCGTGCGCCTGTGCGAAGAGCAAGCAACGCGGATGCGTGGAGACTTTGTCCTGTTCGGTCACAGCATGGGGGCGTTGTTGGCCTACGGCATGGCAGCTCGCTTGCGCGATGTGGGGCGCCCTCAGCCACGGATGCTATTCGCCTCAGGCAGTGCGGCACCCTCAATGCGCGACTCAGAGCGTTTAGCGGGGCTTGATAACGATAAGGCCTTAATCGCGGATCTGCGCCAACAGGGCGGCACCCCAGAGGAAGTCTTCGAAAACCCTGAGCTGCTGCGCCTTACCCTCGATATCTTGATGGCGGACTATCGCCTCTGCCGCAGTTTCCGCTATCGCGGCGGGTCACCGCTTGCTTACCCCCTACAGGTACTCGCCGGGCGTGAAGACGATATCGAGCAAGAGCGTCTGGAAGCGTGGCAGCGGGAAGCCGGCGGGGTGTTCTCTTTAGACTGGTTCGAAGGGGGGCACTTCTTTATTCGCCAGCAGCAACCGCAAGTGCTGGATACCTTAAAGCGGGCACTGGCCCGACGGCTTGAGGAGGTGCCCCATGCAGCGCCTGCGGTTAGCTGA
- a CDS encoding 4'-phosphopantetheinyl transferase family protein — MQRLRLAEGVPEGLEVWRLALDLNAPVADDDDRLLSRAEWQRVQRLRHHADVVRAVATRAALRRLLSAHTGIAPEKLVFTQNAYGKPALENADGPAFNVSHSGHVALIALAPGGAVGVDIERRRSEDELAPLHGLVLSLSEQLGHARDGFAMPFMERWVVKEAVLKALGLGIADHLQALSITSSLGPPGAYHLKHSLPVSSPLQAWPLPAPSGYAAALGYIQS, encoded by the coding sequence ATGCAGCGCCTGCGGTTAGCTGAAGGGGTGCCCGAGGGGCTTGAGGTATGGCGCTTAGCGCTCGATCTGAATGCCCCGGTAGCCGACGACGATGATCGTCTGCTGAGTCGAGCCGAGTGGCAGCGCGTCCAGCGGCTTCGCCATCACGCCGATGTCGTGCGCGCCGTGGCGACACGCGCTGCCCTGCGGCGACTGCTATCCGCGCACACCGGTATAGCGCCAGAAAAGTTGGTGTTCACTCAGAACGCTTACGGCAAACCAGCGTTGGAAAACGCTGATGGGCCTGCTTTCAATGTCTCCCACTCTGGCCATGTCGCCCTGATCGCGCTTGCTCCCGGCGGCGCGGTGGGGGTCGATATTGAGCGTCGTCGATCCGAGGACGAACTGGCGCCGCTGCACGGGCTGGTGCTATCGCTGAGTGAGCAGCTCGGCCACGCACGCGATGGCTTCGCAATGCCCTTTATGGAGCGCTGGGTGGTTAAAGAGGCGGTGCTTAAAGCCTTGGGGCTGGGCATCGCTGATCATTTGCAGGCGCTCTCGATCACTTCCTCTTTAGGGCCGCCAGGCGCCTATCACCTTAAGCACTCGCTTCCCGTGTCATCACCTCTGCAGGCATGGCCGCTGCCAGCGCCGAGTGGCTATGCCGCTGCCCTGGGCTATATCCAGAGCTAA
- a CDS encoding TauD/TfdA family dioxygenase, translated as MDSQSATLTQPTNVISQRQGPADSELPIMISPAYPGQPLLEAFGDLRADIESLVTRVGGVLLRGFDVPSVDDFQQFAAAFGHPLLSYEFASTPRSAVSSGIYTSTEYPAHQHIPLHNEQAYTREWPMKIWFHCVTASPEGGETPIADSRAIYRRMPVEIRERFAPGILYVRNYGDFDMPWQKVFNTEDRAEVEAFCQRAGIRCEWKPDGDLRTTQLCQSIETHPVTGEQVWFNQGHLFHVSNLQPEVRESLEELLDPEDMPRNVFFADGSPIDDAIFDEIRGVLADETVMFPWQAGDVLMLDNMLVAHARTPFKGPRKVVVAMAEGHGNLSND; from the coding sequence ATGGACAGCCAAAGCGCAACACTAACGCAACCAACCAACGTCATATCCCAACGTCAGGGGCCTGCTGATTCAGAGCTGCCCATTATGATTTCCCCCGCCTACCCAGGGCAGCCGCTGCTGGAAGCCTTCGGTGATTTGCGTGCGGATATTGAGTCACTAGTGACTAGAGTCGGTGGGGTGCTGCTAAGAGGTTTCGATGTTCCCTCCGTTGACGATTTTCAGCAGTTTGCCGCCGCCTTTGGCCATCCGCTGCTGAGTTACGAGTTCGCTTCTACGCCACGCTCAGCGGTTTCCTCGGGCATTTATACCTCCACCGAATACCCTGCCCATCAACATATCCCCCTCCACAACGAGCAGGCTTACACCCGTGAGTGGCCGATGAAAATCTGGTTTCACTGTGTCACCGCTTCCCCTGAGGGCGGAGAGACGCCGATTGCCGATAGTCGCGCCATTTACCGCCGTATGCCGGTAGAGATCCGAGAGCGCTTTGCCCCCGGCATTCTCTACGTACGCAACTACGGCGATTTCGATATGCCTTGGCAAAAGGTGTTTAACACCGAAGACCGCGCTGAAGTGGAGGCATTCTGCCAGCGCGCGGGTATTCGCTGTGAGTGGAAGCCCGATGGCGACCTGCGTACTACCCAGTTATGCCAAAGCATAGAGACCCATCCGGTCACCGGTGAGCAGGTGTGGTTCAACCAAGGCCATCTTTTCCATGTCTCCAACCTGCAGCCAGAGGTACGAGAGTCGCTGGAAGAGCTGCTAGACCCCGAAGACATGCCGCGCAACGTCTTCTTTGCCGATGGTAGCCCCATCGACGATGCCATCTTCGATGAGATCCGCGGCGTCCTGGCCGACGAAACGGTGATGTTCCCCTGGCAAGCGGGCGATGTGCTGATGCTCGACAACATGCTGGTCGCTCATGCGCGTACGCCGTTCAAAGGGCCGCGCAAGGTCGTCGTGGCCATGGCGGAAGGTCACGGCAACCTCTCCAACGACTAA